A single region of the Salmo salar chromosome ssa16, Ssal_v3.1, whole genome shotgun sequence genome encodes:
- the LOC106574778 gene encoding DBH-like monooxygenase protein 2 homolog isoform X1, translating to MIHIFFSLLLAWTPVTGAQQDILMPFVAHLDPKNNVNLKWGFSDVQDTITFQLTVKTTGWVGFGLSPNGGMAGADIVIGGVGRDGNYFKDYHATGNSFPLVDKKQSYTLLSLTEADGQTTMTFWRSIQSCDQEDFHITDSPVKLIYAYGKTDGIGYHSSTRGTKEVNLLKFMPRSSPRDGNYLDFVMDNFIVPAEHTYYNCKVMKMPKLNGKHHMYRVEPVIKNLDLVHHMLLYSCPLSVIQINEQQCYTGGPGADCFKVVAVWAVGGLAFELPENAGIPIGGQNHDEFYRLEIHYNNLAQETGRRDSSGMRLYYTDQLRQHDVGIIDAGLMVSSWGYAIPPTASAFRSYGLCNTSHFSDILPDPVPDLSVISILLHTHLAGRKVRVGLFRNGTQIDFLAVDENYNFEMQGFINLATIKTIKPGDDIVVECTYNTATREGITQLGLATTDEMCLAFIIYYPAISVDHCWSQPNMHAYTAMMGKTDYQGIVELLKTKAWDQASIAVHEATMKKVPQIGVISNEHNNYTLYEGNILNMMATPSVSCRSDPTGLGL from the exons ATGATCCATATATTTTTCTCCCTGCTCCTGGCTTGGACTCCAGTGACCGGGGCACAGCAGGACATCCTTATGCCCTTCGTGGCGCACCTTGACCCGAAGAACAACGTGAACTTGAAGTGGGGGTTCAGTGATGTCCAGGACACTATCACGTTCCAGCTGACGGTGAAAACCACTGGCTGGGTGGGATTCGGGTTGAGTCCAAATGGAGGCATGGCTGGAGCAGATATAGTTATTGGCGGTGTCGGACGAGATGGCAACTACTTCAAG GATTATCATGCCACAGGGAACTCATTTCCCCTGGTGGATAAGAAACAGAGCTACACCCTGCTGTCCCTGACTGAGGCAGATGGTCAAACCACCATGACCTTCTGGAGGTCCATCCAGTCATGTGACCAGGAAGACTTCCACATCACC GACAGTCCAGTGAAGCTGATCTATGCCTATGGGAAAACTGATGGCATCGGGTACCATTCCAGCACAAGGGGGACCAAGGAGGTGAACCTGCTCAAGTTCATGCCCAGATCCAGCCCCCGGGACGGCAACTATCTGGACTTTGTTATGGACAAT TTTATTGTTCCTGCTGAACATACATACTACAACTGCAAGGTCATGAAGATGCCAAAGCTCAATGGGAAACATCATATGTATCGG GTGGAGCCAGTGATCAAGAACCTGGACCTGGTCCACCACATGCTTCTCTACAGCTGCCCCTTATCTGTGATCCAGATCAACGAGCAACAATGCTACACGGGAGGACCAGGGGCAGACTGCTTCAAAGTGGTGGCTGTCTGGGCCGTGGGAGGACTG GCTTTCGAGCTTCCAGAAAATGCTGGCATCCCTATTGGAGGACAGAATCATGATGAGTTCTACAGGCTGGAAATTCACTACAACAACCTGGCCCAGGAAACGG GCCGGAGGGATAGCTCTGGCATGAGGCTGTACTACACAGACCAGCTCAGACAGCATGATGTGGGCATCATAGATGCAGGCCTAATGGTGTCCAGCTGGGGCTACGCCATCCCTCCCACCGCCTCTGCCTTCAGAAGCTACGGTCTCTGCAACACATCGCACTTCTCAGAT ATCCTGcctgaccctgtccctgaccTCTCTGTGATCTCTATCTTGCTGCACACTCACCTGGctgggaggaaggtgagagttgGACTCTTCAG GAATGGAACGCAGATTGACTTCCTGGCTGTGGATGAGAACTATAACTTTGAGATGCAGGGGTTCATCAACCTGGCAACCATTAAGACCATCAAACCA GGTGACGATATTGTGGTGGAGTGCACCTATAACACAGCCACTCGTGAGGGAATCACGCAGCTGGGGCTGGCCACCACTGATGAGATGTGTCTGGCCTTTATCATCTACTACCCAGCCATCAGTGTTGACCACTGCTGGAGCCAGCCAAACATGCATGCATACACGGCCATGATGGGGAAGACCGACTACCA AGGTATTGTGGAGTTGTTGAAGACTAAAGCTTGGGACCAGGCGTCCATTGCTGTGCATGAGGCCACAATGAAGAAGGTCCCTCAGATTGGGGTTATCAGCAACGAACAT AATAACTACACCCTATATGAGGGAAACATCCTCAACATGATGGCTACCCCTTCAGTGAGTTGCAGGAGTGATCCAACTGGCCTGGGTCTGTGA
- the LOC106574778 gene encoding DBH-like monooxygenase protein 2 homolog isoform X2: protein MIHIFFSLLLAWTPVTGAQQDILMPFVAHLDPKNNVNLKWGFSDVQDTITFQLTVKTTGWVGFGLSPNGGMAGADIVIGGVGRDGNYFKDYHATGNSFPLVDKKQSYTLLSLTEADGQTTMTFWRSIQSCDQEDFHITDSPVKLIYAYGKTDGIGYHSSTRGTKEVNLLKFMPRSSPRDGNYLDFVMDNFIVPAEHTYYNCKVMKMPKLNGKHHMYRVEPVIKNLDLVHHMLLYSCPLSVIQINEQQCYTGGPGADCFKVVAVWAVGGLAFELPENAGIPIGGQNHDEFYRLEIHYNNLAQETGRRDSSGMRLYYTDQLRQHDVGIIDAGLMVSSWGYAIPPTASAFRSYGLCNTSHFSDILPDPVPDLSVISILLHTHLAGRKVRVGLFRNGTQIDFLAVDENYNFEMQGFINLATIKTIKPGDDIVVECTYNTATREGITQLGLATTDEMCLAFIIYYPAISVDHCWSQPNMHAYTAMMGKTDYQITTPYMRETSST from the exons ATGATCCATATATTTTTCTCCCTGCTCCTGGCTTGGACTCCAGTGACCGGGGCACAGCAGGACATCCTTATGCCCTTCGTGGCGCACCTTGACCCGAAGAACAACGTGAACTTGAAGTGGGGGTTCAGTGATGTCCAGGACACTATCACGTTCCAGCTGACGGTGAAAACCACTGGCTGGGTGGGATTCGGGTTGAGTCCAAATGGAGGCATGGCTGGAGCAGATATAGTTATTGGCGGTGTCGGACGAGATGGCAACTACTTCAAG GATTATCATGCCACAGGGAACTCATTTCCCCTGGTGGATAAGAAACAGAGCTACACCCTGCTGTCCCTGACTGAGGCAGATGGTCAAACCACCATGACCTTCTGGAGGTCCATCCAGTCATGTGACCAGGAAGACTTCCACATCACC GACAGTCCAGTGAAGCTGATCTATGCCTATGGGAAAACTGATGGCATCGGGTACCATTCCAGCACAAGGGGGACCAAGGAGGTGAACCTGCTCAAGTTCATGCCCAGATCCAGCCCCCGGGACGGCAACTATCTGGACTTTGTTATGGACAAT TTTATTGTTCCTGCTGAACATACATACTACAACTGCAAGGTCATGAAGATGCCAAAGCTCAATGGGAAACATCATATGTATCGG GTGGAGCCAGTGATCAAGAACCTGGACCTGGTCCACCACATGCTTCTCTACAGCTGCCCCTTATCTGTGATCCAGATCAACGAGCAACAATGCTACACGGGAGGACCAGGGGCAGACTGCTTCAAAGTGGTGGCTGTCTGGGCCGTGGGAGGACTG GCTTTCGAGCTTCCAGAAAATGCTGGCATCCCTATTGGAGGACAGAATCATGATGAGTTCTACAGGCTGGAAATTCACTACAACAACCTGGCCCAGGAAACGG GCCGGAGGGATAGCTCTGGCATGAGGCTGTACTACACAGACCAGCTCAGACAGCATGATGTGGGCATCATAGATGCAGGCCTAATGGTGTCCAGCTGGGGCTACGCCATCCCTCCCACCGCCTCTGCCTTCAGAAGCTACGGTCTCTGCAACACATCGCACTTCTCAGAT ATCCTGcctgaccctgtccctgaccTCTCTGTGATCTCTATCTTGCTGCACACTCACCTGGctgggaggaaggtgagagttgGACTCTTCAG GAATGGAACGCAGATTGACTTCCTGGCTGTGGATGAGAACTATAACTTTGAGATGCAGGGGTTCATCAACCTGGCAACCATTAAGACCATCAAACCA GGTGACGATATTGTGGTGGAGTGCACCTATAACACAGCCACTCGTGAGGGAATCACGCAGCTGGGGCTGGCCACCACTGATGAGATGTGTCTGGCCTTTATCATCTACTACCCAGCCATCAGTGTTGACCACTGCTGGAGCCAGCCAAACATGCATGCATACACGGCCATGATGGGGAAGACCGACTACCA AATAACTACACCCTATATGAGGGAAACATCCTCAACATGA